The DNA window CTATTCAACCAACCTGACCGCAGATCGCGGCGCTTTTCTGGAAAACCTGGTTTTTCTAACTTTGCGCCGACAAGGGCTGGAGGTAAGCTACTATGTAACCAACCAAGGCAGGGAAGTTGATTTTGCCTACAAAGCCGACGGAAACACGTTCCTCATTCAAGTCGCATGGTCGCTTGAAAATGAATCCACCCGGGAAAGAGAACTCCGAGCGTTGCACGATGCATCCGCTGAGTTAGAAAAAACCAAGTGCACGATCGTAACTTTGAACGAAGAATGGGAGAGCGAAGATTCCCTCATTGAAGTCGTCCCTCTTTGGAAGTTTCTATTGGGACGCTGATTGGCACCAATCTCTATAGACCGATGTTCACTCCTGGCCTCCCATTGGACGTATCCATTCCCAAGATCTATTCAAAAGAAGTTGTCCTTCTTTTTTTCATGCTCTACCAGTAAGGAATGACTTCCCTAAGTTTCTCGATTACGCGCCCTATTCCCTGCCGTCCAAATACGGTCAGGAGGTGGCTGAAACAGTGGCGATTCACCTGGGCGATTGGTTTGTGCGTTTGCTCAATCGGGTTTACTCAGGTGCAAGCTTCGCTTCAGGCGGGTGCCGCGACTGTCGATATTACTCCAAAAGAATGGCCCATTTATTTGCGGGGTGGGTATGATAAAAAGGAAGCCTACACTGCGCACGATCCGCTGTATGCACGGGCGATTGTCCTGCAGAATGGTGACACGCGCTTGGCCATAGTCATAGTCGATTCTTGTATGGTGCGTCGGACGAATTTCGATCTGGCAAAACAACAGGCTTCCCAAGCAACCGGTATTCCCATGTCGAACATGCTTACGGCAGCCACCCATACTCATAGTGCGCCGCATGATTACGCCCGCTACAATACCGAGCCGGAACATGCCTATGTGCGCCAGCTCATCAACGGCATCGCGCAATCGATCATACAAGCGAATGCTGCACTCCAACCGGCAGAAATAGGATATGCTTCTTCCCCTGAAGCGTCCGAAGTTTTTAACCGGCGCTGGTTTCTGGATCCTTCCGCCATGCCAGCCAACCCGTTCGGGGATACCACGGAACTGGTGAAAATGAATCCCGGTACGAGCAATCCCGCTCTCAAGCATCCCGCCGGTCCAACCGACCCGGAAGTATCTGTATTATCCGTTCGGACAAAGGCCGGTCGTCCGATTGCGTTGCTAGCGAATTACTCCCTTCACTACGTGGGTAAGACCCCGGACGGAGAAGTCTCAGCCGATTATTTTGGTGAGTTTGCCCGACTCATCGCCAATCGTCTGGAGCGAGAGAAACCCGTTCCCGGTTTTGTCGGCATTCTTTCCAACGGCACCTCAGGCGACGTGAACAATCTCCCTTTTGGTGGTTCGCGGCCCAATCGTGAAACCTTTGAACAAATCCGTCTGGTTGCAGCCAAGGTGGCTGATGCCGCCTATAACGCTTACGATACTATTAAACACACCTCCGACCTGAGCCTGAACATGCTTCAACGCGAAATAACACTCGATCGCCGTGTACCGACCGAAGCTCAAGTTGCCCAGACCAAGGCTACTCTGAAAAAATCGGCAAACGGCGCGCATGACAATGAGCTTCCCCGGCTTGCGGCCATCTATGCTCAACGCGTTCTGGATTTTTCCGAAGAATGCAAAGTCTCCGAGACGGTGGACATTCTGGTCCAAACTATTCGGATCGGCGATCTGGCCATCTGCAGCTCGCCCTTTGAAACCTTTGCCGAAACCGGCCTACGTCTAAAACGACAATCTCCTTTTCCCCGCACCTTTACCATCGAGCTCGCCAACGGCGCAGAAGGCTACCTACCCACTCCGGGCCAACACAAACTGGGCGGCTATGAAACCTGGCTCCCGGTCAACCGTGTTGAGTTTGCCGCCTCCGAAAAGCTCGTTCGTGAACTCCTAAAGATGTTAGACGAGCTAAAGGACTAATGAGCTTTCAAATAAGTTTTTTCATAAATCGCGTGGGTGATCTTGCTTAATATGAGCACGGCATTGCGGGGACGCAATCGCCCTACCACTTGAGGATTTTAGTTGATAGCAGGGCAGGAGCGTCTCGCTCCGCCGTTTGGATTGTTATTCAGTTGCTCCTGAAAGGTGCGAAAAAACTTAATTGGTCGATCCACTGGCGTGCAAGAGAAGGCCTGAGGCACCTCCTTCAGAGTTCTGAAATTTTGAGGCGCAGGAAACAGGGAAACTCAGTTGGAGTTACCCAAGCTCGATGACCACCATCCTCGATCCGTATCTGGTCCTCTGCCACGGGAGACCAATTGAGCAAGTCCTTGCTGAATTCTGGTTCGGCACTGAAATGGTCGCTGTCAGCCACCCGTAATCGGTATCGAAGTTCCAATCGGTTTCCGGTCCAGTTTCCCAGGGGTCGTTTTTCTGAATCTGCGACCCGCGGATCCATACCAAGCGCGAACTCCTGCAAGCGTGTCGCACCGTCACCGTCGGAATCATCCTCTCCCATAAAGCTACCTAATCCATAAGCCTCTGCCCACTGATCTGTAGTGACGTCGGGAGCGATACCCAAGATGGTAAGTAGTTCCTCAGACTCAAACAGTGGAACGACCGTTTGCTGTGGATAGGCCTCTCGAAAGGCACTGATGATTGAATTGGCGATCAGCAATTGTACCGATGTATTTACGTGAAAGCCATCAGGCGAAAACAAGTACTCCGGATCGTTACTCAGAAACTTATTATCGACAGAAACAAAGAAGCGAACACCGCCAATAACCATTCTGTCCGGACTGAGCATTTGTGTCGTCAATTGTGCGACATCGGCATACCCGATTTTTTCCGCATCCGCCAGTTGCCGCAATCGGGAATTTATACCACTCGTAATATCAGCAACCCGCTGACGCTGGGCAGGATCAGGATAGTCTTCCAAAACAACTGGAGTAGCGCCAACATCTGGCACATTTACCAGGACTATGGGCACCGAACTGTTAAACGCACGCACATGGTCAACAAGCGTACTCAAATTGGAAACCACGGCATCGATGAATTCCGCGGGATCGGCACCTCCGGAATAAGTACGGTAGTTGTTCTTCATGTCATTGGCTCCAAGAAAGATCACAACGCGGTCAGCATCGTCCTTCAAAGCCAGGTTCAAGTTGATACGAGAGGCAAGGAACTCAGGATTTGTTAATAAAGGAGATGTGAGGATTTCCACCCATTCCGATGTAGTCGAACCAGGAAAAGCAAAGTTATACTCATGCCCAAACAGACGCGCATCCGGCCACACAGATTCCCGACCAATGTCGACCAGGTCGGATCGATTTGCGGACAGGAGTTCCAGCCAATTGCGTTCACCCCACGCGGCGGGATTACCCGGATTCAACGCTGGAAATTCGATGGAATACTCCTTGGATAAGCTATCTCCTATGACGACGATTTTTTCGGCCGCGTGAGAGGAATTACAAAAGGCACCAGAAAAGATAACCAATACCACTAACAGGATTCCGAATCGAAGGAACAAACGTGGAAAAGGCATGAGAGTGTCCAATTTCAAGGATTCATGGAATGCAGGTTTGAGGAAAGGGAGGTAAGGTTAACAAAGACCATAGCTAACTGCGGTGTGCATTTCATACGAGACATCAAGGTTACCCGCGGGTTTCATGAATCGGCGAAGTGCCTTATAAAACATTCGGGCGCTCGAAGGGTGTGCTTCTAAACACTTAAATACTAGGCTAGGCACCTTTTGCGGCATTTTCATTCGAGGCAAGTGAGAAGGCGAGCCCATGGTAAAAAGATAGCGCTTCACAGGTTAATCATCGCTTCATCGTTGCCTATTACACTTACCACATTTGCTTTAACCAAAACGATGTATTTATAGCTGCACTGACTTTGCATGATTGGTTTCCAGCTACACTTTTAGCAATGAGCCCCGGGTCAATCGGTTACCTACAAATTAACTCAATTCTTCGATAAAGTAGTACTTGAAGCCGGAAGAAGGAATCATTGTATATCAGTCTCTTTGAACCGTCTCAATTCCTCAAATTCTTTGACTAAGAACCCATCATGTCACTCTCCTTACCTAAAATTATTTTCGGGTCCAGTGCCCTGGGGAACCTGTATGGCATCGTTCCGGATGAAACAAAACTCAGTATTGTTGAGAATTGGATCCGCCATCAGCCAAATGCCGTAATCGATTCCGCCGGAAAATACGGAGCAGGCCTCTCGCTCGAAAACATCGGTCGCTGTCTGAAAAAGCTTAACGTAGATCCCTCCCATGTGCTCATCAGCAACAAGCTCGCCTGGAAACGAATTCCACTGACCACGGAGGAGCCGACCTTTGAAAAAGGTATCTGGTTCGGGTTGGAACATGACGCCGAGCAATGCATCAGCTACGATGGCATCCTCGAGTGTTATCATCAGGGAAATGAATTTTTAGGTAACTATAAAGCGGAGCTCCTCTCAGTGCACGACCCGGAAGAATACATCGAAGCCGGTACCACTGTCGAAGACAAAAACAACCGCTATCTCGACATTTTGGATGCCTACAGCGCGCTCGTTGGACTTCGGGATTCCGGCGAAGCCAAAGGTATTGGGGTCGGGTCCAAGGACTGGAAAACCATTAAACGTTTGTTCGACGACGGCGTGCCCTTCGACTGGGTTATGCTCGCGAGCAGTTTTACCATCTACCGCCATCCACCAGAACTGATAGATTTCATTGCCGAGCTCCACGAAGCCGGGATCACGATCATCAACTCAGCAGTGTTCAATGCGGGCTTCCTGATCGGGGGCAGCTATTTCGACTACGAAGTCATCCAGGTCGAAACTCACCCCGAAATCTTTGACTGGCGTGAACGGTTTAATGAACAATGCAAGATCCACGATATTACACCGGCACTCGCCTGCTGCCAGTTCGCACTCTCACCTCCCGGCGTGGCAGCACTCGCATTAAACACAAGTAAACCTGATCGAGTGGCGGATAACGTGGCACTGGTAAACGATAAGGTGCCGCCGGCATTTTGGGAGGCCCTAAAAACGAACGGGCTCCTCGGCAAAGAATATACCTATTTATAAATCCATGGTCATTGATTCACACCATCATTTCTGGAACTACGACCCGGTTGAATACGACTGGATTGACGAAAACATGAAAATCATTCGCCGCAGTTTTTTACCAGGCGACTTGAAAGCGGAGATCGATCAGGCCGGCGTCGATGGAGTCGTCAGCGTGCAAGCACGTCAGACAGTGGAGGAAACGGACGCCCTCCTCACATACGCCAATGAGAACGGTTTCATCAAAGGCGTTGTTGGATGGGTGCCTTTGGCCGAGCCAACCATTAGCGAGACGCTCGACCGATACAACGATGCAAAAAAACTTAAGGCCGTCCGCCATGTGGTACAGGGCGAAGCGAAAGGGTTCCTGGATGGAGAGGCGTTCAATCAGGGTATTGAAAAACTTCGCAAACACAACCTGGTCTACGACGTCCTCATCTTCGAACGTCAGCTGGAAGAGTCGATTCGTTTTGTGGATCGCCACCCGGATCAGGCATTTGTGCTGGACCACATCGCAAAACCACAGATCAAAATCGACCAGCTCGAGCCCTGGAAAAAAAATATCCAAGAACTGTCAAAACGTGACAATGTTACCTGTAAAATTTCCGGCATGGTATCCGAAGCGGACTACGATAACTGGACGGAGGATCAACTCCACCCTTACCTCTATACCATCCTGGAAGCCTTTGGTCCTGACCGCTTGATGTTCGGATCTGACTGGCCGGTCTGTCTCGTCGCTTGTGGCTACAAACGCTGGCACGACATCATCCGCAAATTCATAGCCCCGCTTTCGGAATACGAACAAGGGGCCATCATGGGAGGCACGGCGATACGTGCCTATAATCTGGATTAAGTTTTTTCATAGCGTGGCAGATTAGTCCTAAACCTGGCTACTGGATTGCGCGGACCCGTCTTCGCATGGCTTCGCCGAGGCACGCGCAGTCGCCCTACCACTTCAGGCAATTCGTTGGTGGCAGGGCAAGAGCGTCTCGCTCTGCCGTTTAATTTTAGACAGGATCAGAATGAGAACAAATCTGAACGCCATTTTCCCGACATTGGTAGAGCCCTATGCCGGGCATCCCAATACTTGCTTGCTATTCATTTCCGCCAGACCAACAAATAGGCATGGCTTCAAGCACATTGATTCGGAGAACAAGCATCATTACTTTTTTTCATGTGGGACTAGGGTTAATTCTAGGAACCATTTGCCAAGGACAGTCTGCGACCAATACGGCAAACAGATCCACAAAACCGGAATCCAGTCGTCCTAATATCGTACTCTTCCTGTCCGATGATATGGGCTGGGAACAGGTGGGATACAATGGAGGAAAGGAGGTTCCGACACCGGCCATTGATAGCCTGGCACAGGACGGAGTGAAGCTGACCCAGTTTTACGTACAACCGGTATGCTCCCCTACGCGGGCCTGCTTGATGACCGGACGTTATGCCTGGAAAAATGGAATGGAACTTCGTCCGACCGCAACCTCGAAGCATGGCATGCTGTCGGACGAACGAACCCTGGCTGAGGCGCTTCGGGAAACTGGCTACGCAACCTGGATGGTGGGCAAGTGGCACCTGGGCGAATGGCAACATCACCACCTACCCAACCAGCGTGGGTTTGATCATCATTACGGACATTACAGTGCTTTGATCGATTCATTTACTCATGCACGAGGAGAAGTACACGATTGGCATCGCAACGGAGTTCCGGTTATCGAAGAAGGCTACTCGACCTTTCTTCTGGCGAACGAAGCCTCTCGCTTGATTACCGAGCATGATGGCGAAAAACCATTCTTCCTTTACCTCCCCTTCAACGCCGTACACGGCCCTCACCAGGCACCGGCTGACTATCTCGCCAAATACGAGCATCTGGGTAATGTCGGTGCGCAACGCGCACAACTCGAGTGTATGGACGTCGCCATCGCCCAAGTCCTGCATTCCATCGAAATGAAAGGCATCGCCGACAACACCCTGGTGATATTTACCAATGACAATGGAGGTACCAGAAACACCAGTAATGGTCCCTATCGAGGCTTCAAAAGCGACTACCATGAGGGCGGCATTCGAGTGCCCGCGGTTGTTCGTTGGCCTGAAAAGATTCCCTCCGGCACCTCCAATAACGCCATGGTGCACGTCGTCGATCTGCTTCCGACCCTTTGCTATTTAGCCGGCGCTGAGTCGGAGAAAACGCTTCCGGTTGATGGGAAAAACATCTGGGATGTTTTAGCCAAGGGCTCCAATTCACCACACCAGGAAATCATCCACTCGTTGGAAGTTATCCATTACGGCGACTGGAAATTCATTGAAGAAGGAGCCAGCTACTATGGTTGGAAGGATCAGGAACTCCAACTGTACGACATCCTGAAGGATCCATCTGAAACAAAAAACCTTGCCGCTGATTGTCCGGATGTGGTCAAGAGGCTAAGAGCACGCCTTGCATACCACAAACAGTTTGAGCGTGAAGGCGAACCCGTCTCAAAAATCCCGGGATATCCGGTAACCGTCTACGGTGAAAAGGAGGAGGCTCGCTACGGCGAAACGATTCAAGCACGACTCGCACAACGGAAGGATCGATAATCCGGCACTTCTTAAACACCAGCCTGGTCGCGCAAAAACTTGGCAATCTTTGAATATCCTTTTTTCTCGGCGGTATCGTAATGGAAATTGCCAAAAACATCTTTGGACTTTGGGTTCGCACCATTATCCACAAGCCACTCCACCATTTCCAATCGGTTATCGCGGACAGCGTGTTCAAGGCTTTTGTTGTCAACTTGCGCACCCTGAACTTTGAGAAACTGGGTTAAGGTAACTTTGCCACATATCGCCGCGTGGGCGATCAAAGAGATATTGTGGGCTCCTCCCGTATTCACGGTTTCCGGGTCGGCCAGAACAAAGGCTTTCACAATCGCTTCTTCACCTGCCATCGCTGCCCAAAAGATACATTTCCGGGCTTTATGTGTTATTAACACATCAGCGATGTCAGTACGCCCCATATGAGCCGCTGCTTCCATTCCACTTTCCCAATCACCGCCTCCACGATTAAAGGAAGCGTTCACCACGCCCGGCTCTTGTTTGAGAATTAATTTCACCGTATCCACATCCCGATGACAAGCGCCAACAAATTTGCCTACGAGCACCGGATCCGTAGCAGGGGGGCGATTTGGCTCCACAATGGCCTGCTGGCAGAACAAGGAATTAAAAGGAAGAGAAGTACCCACGGCAACCATCGTTGCTGCAGATCCGATTTTTAGAACGTTCCGACGGGTTGCTTTAGCGGATTTCATACCTAGTTTGGTTCGTTGGATTGGAATTAGGTTCCCGAATAATTGTGGTATAAGGTGTAAATCGGATTTTCAGAATCCCTTTCGATCTTAAAGGAAGTTCGAACTTTGGCAGATGTTGCTCCAAAACTGATTAGATTGACGAAAGCTTCGATTTTCGAGAAAACCCAAGCGGAATTATTAATCACCCAATCATGTCTCGACTGACCCTACTTTGCGCGTTCGCTTTTTTGTGTGCCGCGACATCCTTTCATTTGAACGCTTCGGAAACAACGGAAGCCGCGCAGGTTGCAGTGGACCGCATCCAGGAAGTCGATTTCAATAGGCATATCAGGCCGATTCTCTCTAACAATTGTTTCTTTTGTCACGGCCCAGACGAAGCCAAACGGGAAGGCGACCTGCGGCTCGATATCCGGGAGGATGCCATTGAGGCCTTTGCGTTTGTACCAGGGGATACCGAGGAAGGAGAACTCCTTCTCCGTATATTCAGTGACGATCCGGATGAAAGGATGCCCGAACCCTCGTCCAATAAGTCGCTGACGGAAACCGAGAAGCTATTGCTGAAACGATGGATCGGAGAAGGTGCCAAATACGACGGCCATTGGTCTTACAACCCCATAATAAAACCGACCTACAACAACATAGATGCGATTGTTGGAGACCAACTGGAACAACACGGATTGAATTTGTCGCCGGAAGCAGAAAAGGAAACCCAGATTCGCAGAGTCTACCTTGATTTGATCGGACTGCCGCCGAGCCCTGAAGAAGTAGAGGCGTTCATGAAAGATCGTAGTTCAAGGGCTTATGAGAAGGTGGTAGACCGTCTGCTCAGCTCGAAGCGCTATGGCGAAAAGATGGCCATTCACTGGCTTGATGCCGTCCGCTACTCGGACACTGTAGGTTATCACGGAGACCAGGAGCGCGACGCCACTCCCTACCGCGATTATGTGATTGAATCGTTTAACGAAAACAAACCCTACGACCAGTTTACGATTGAACAAATCGCCGGTGACCTGCTTCCCAATCCGACCCTTAAACAGTTGGTTGCCTCAAGCTACAACCGCATCAATCAACTCAGTCGCGAAGGAGGCATCCAGGACAAGGAGTATGTTAAAAAATACCAGGCCGAACGCGTCCGCACCACCGCAACCACCTGGCTCGGCTCCACCATGGCTTGTTGTGAATGTCACGATCACAAGTTCGATCCTTTTAAAACAAAAGACTTTTATAGCATGGCCGCCTTCTTCGCCGACATTTTGGAAAAAGGAGCCTACACTGGCAACGGAGCCTATCAGGAGGAAGTTCAGCCACTAATGAAGGAAGGACTTTCGCACGAAGGCTGGTTCGGACCGGAACTAACCGTGCCGAACGTTTTATTCCACGAAAACCCGGAAGCTCTTACCTCAGACATTCAGAGACAGGAAGCAGCTCTTGCCAAAGGTTCCCCTGAAGCGGAGATCGAGTTTGAACAATGGTTAAAACTTCAAACCGAATTAAACGAGAGAAGTGTACCCAGACATTTTCCTGTTCCATACAGAAGCGATTTCAATGAAACAGCTAAAACAGAAACTATCGACGTCTCCTCGTATCCATACAGTCTGGACGAAACTGCGGCACTGCACTTTGAAGCACGTATGGTTGGTGGTGGTGGCAGGGGAAGCATGGGGATCGAAGTCACTTATGTCGCCGATGAAGAAGAGTCCAAACGAGCCTTTTTTCTGGGAGACAATTTTGAGGGGGAGTTGGACAACAAAACGAAAGCACCCTGGATAATCCTGGTGGCTCCAAAGCCATACAAAGGTGTCTGGCACCCGGTGAAACTGACCAGAGATGTTCTGAACCTTCCCAAAGGAGCAAAGATCACTTCCCTACTTCCACTCAAAGGCAACAGCTCCGGGTTTCGAAATTTCCAATTTAGAACTATGCGCAAAGGTTCGCAATCCACAGCTTTGAGTGAGGTGGGCGCACTGATCCTGGAAAAGGTGCAAAACGGAGAAGCATCCAAGCGTGAACTCAACCAACTCAAAGAGGAATTTTTCATTTCCCATGCGGATACCTTTTACGATGAACGTTCCGCAATCGATGCACTGAAAAAGGAATTGCATGGCAACCGATATACTCCACTCACCGTTAGTGCTAAAACACGTGAAGTCCGAGTTCTCCCTCGGGGAAACTGGATGGACGATAGTGGCGAGGTTGTTCTACCAGCCAGCCCAGGGTTTCTTCCAAACCCAATTGCTTCTACGGAAGAAAAACGACTCAACCGGCTCGATTTGGCTGAATGGATCGTCCATCCGGACAATCCACTCACCGCCCGCACATTCGTAAATCGTATCTGGGCTCTTTATTTCGGAACACCGCTCTCAAGCGCAGCGGAAGATCTTGGACAACAAGGAGAGTACCCACCTTATCCCGGGCTTTTGGATTTTTTAGCAAAGGAATTCATCGAATCCGGTTGGGATATCAAGCGCTTGGTCCACCTGATTGTTAACTCAAAAACATACCGACAAACCAGCGATGCATCGGACGAACTGTTTGAGCTGGATCCCTACAACAGACTCCTCGCCCGGCAGAGCCCTGTTCGCCTTTCCGCGGAAATCATTCGTGACAACGCCCTAATGATAAGCGGTCTACTCAACACCAAAATGGGTGGGCAAGCCGCCCGACCTTACCAACCGCCCGGGCACTACCGGAATCTAAACTTTCCTAGGCGTGAATACATACCAGACCAGGACGAGAATCAATACCGCCGCGGTGTTTATGTTCATTGGCAAAGGACATTCTTGCATCCTATGATGACCACTTTCGACGCCAATGGACGTGACGAGTGCGTAGTTAAACGCGACATGTCAAACACACCCTTACAGGCCCTTAATCTCCTGAATGACCCCACTCAAGTCGAAGCGGCTAAAGCGTTGGCTGAAATGTTGTTGTCGAGCGAGAAGGACGATGATTCACGAATCGACGCTGTATTTACCAGAGCTCTTGCCCGCAAACCAACCCCCAAAGAGCGCCAAACCCTGACAGCATTTCTGCAACGGGAACGCGCTCGATTCCAGAATGAAGAGAATCAGGCAGATGCGTTCCTAAAAGTGGGATTGAGAATTCCAGACTCAGATCATCCTCCAGTAGAACTGGCTGCTCTTACCAGCATGAGTCGAGCCATACTGAACTTACACGAAACCATCACCCGTTACTGAAACTCAGTATGAACGAAAAGCGGTATAAAATTGAAAATCCGAGCGACAGAGCAGGGATGCTCTTGCCCTGCTCACCCTTGGATGGTAGGGCCACTGCGTCCTCGCAGTGCCGATTTGAAACCGAAGAATTCCCTTTATGTTTAAGTCATTTCTATTGAACGAACAATGAATATGCATCCTTTTCACAAATACACTTCCGAAATCAACCGCAGAACTTTTTTAAAGCAGTCGCTCTCCAGTCTCGGGGTACTTGCCCTGGGCGATCTTCTGAGCACCGATGCCCTGGGAAACCCATCGCCCATTCTTGGAGGCCAGGGCCTTCACCACCCTGCGAAAGTTAAACGCATTATTCACCTATGCATGGCAGGTGGCCCCTCCCACCTGGAATCCTTTGATTACAAACCGACTCTAGAAGCTCAACACGGAAAACCAATGCCGGAGTCATTCACCGCAGGCGAACAAATCGCCCAACTGCAGGACACTGAACTGAAAGTGAACGGCCCCAACTTTAAGTTTTCCCGACACGGCCAAAGCGGAATGGAGATTAGTGAGTGCTTTCCCCATATCGCATCGCTGGCTGATGAGATTGCAGTCGTTCGCTCCATGTATACCGAGCAGATCAACCACGACCCGGCCCACACCTTCATGAACACAGGGTCCATCATCCCAGGTCGTCCGAGTATGGGAGCCTGGACCTTGTATGGCCTCGGTAGCTTGTCGAATGATCTTCCTGGATACGTCGTCCTGACTTCCGAAGGAGGTGGACAAGGACAGCCCATCTCAGCCCGTCAATGGCACAACGGATTTCTTCCAAGCAAACACCAGGGAGTCGAACTTCAGTCCAGAGGAGAGCCTGTGTACTACGTCAACAATCCACAGGGCATCAGCCGCAGTTCCCAAGGCGATCTGGTTGAAACAATCAATTCTCTGAACGATCAATTGGCATCGAAACGCCACGATCCGGAAATCGCCACCCGCATCGCCCAATATGAATTGGCCTTCCAAATGCAGGCCTCTGTTCCCGACCTGGCCGATTTCTCAAAGGAGCCTCAAAACATCCTCGATCTTTATGGCTGCACACCCGGAGACGGCTCCTACGCCTCCAATTGCCTCATGGCACGACGCCTGGCCGAACGTGGAGTTCGCTTTATCCAGCTCTATCACCGTGGCTGGGATCATCACTCGAACCTCAAAAAGAACTTCAAAGAAGTATCGGAGCTGGCTGATAAGCCAACGGCAGCCCTCATCAAAGACTTAAAAATGCGGGGCATGCTGGACGATACCCTCATCATTTGGGGTGGTGAATTTGGACGGACTCCCATGAGTCAGAGTGCGAATGGCGACGGTCGGGATCACCACATCAAAGGGTTTTCCATCTTTCTCGCTGGAGGAGGCATCAAAGGCGGAACCGTTTACGGCACCACCGATGAGTTTGGCTACAATGCTGAGGAAAATCCAACTGCCGTTCACGACCTACACGCGACAATGCTCCACTTGCTCGGAATCGACCACAAACGCCTCACATACAAATTCCAGGGCCGCGACTTCAGACTCACCGACGTTCACGGTCACCTGATCGACGGCATTCTGGCATGAG is part of the Verrucomicrobiota bacterium genome and encodes:
- a CDS encoding PSD1 and planctomycete cytochrome C domain-containing protein, with the protein product MSRLTLLCAFAFLCAATSFHLNASETTEAAQVAVDRIQEVDFNRHIRPILSNNCFFCHGPDEAKREGDLRLDIREDAIEAFAFVPGDTEEGELLLRIFSDDPDERMPEPSSNKSLTETEKLLLKRWIGEGAKYDGHWSYNPIIKPTYNNIDAIVGDQLEQHGLNLSPEAEKETQIRRVYLDLIGLPPSPEEVEAFMKDRSSRAYEKVVDRLLSSKRYGEKMAIHWLDAVRYSDTVGYHGDQERDATPYRDYVIESFNENKPYDQFTIEQIAGDLLPNPTLKQLVASSYNRINQLSREGGIQDKEYVKKYQAERVRTTATTWLGSTMACCECHDHKFDPFKTKDFYSMAAFFADILEKGAYTGNGAYQEEVQPLMKEGLSHEGWFGPELTVPNVLFHENPEALTSDIQRQEAALAKGSPEAEIEFEQWLKLQTELNERSVPRHFPVPYRSDFNETAKTETIDVSSYPYSLDETAALHFEARMVGGGGRGSMGIEVTYVADEEESKRAFFLGDNFEGELDNKTKAPWIILVAPKPYKGVWHPVKLTRDVLNLPKGAKITSLLPLKGNSSGFRNFQFRTMRKGSQSTALSEVGALILEKVQNGEASKRELNQLKEEFFISHADTFYDERSAIDALKKELHGNRYTPLTVSAKTREVRVLPRGNWMDDSGEVVLPASPGFLPNPIASTEEKRLNRLDLAEWIVHPDNPLTARTFVNRIWALYFGTPLSSAAEDLGQQGEYPPYPGLLDFLAKEFIESGWDIKRLVHLIVNSKTYRQTSDASDELFELDPYNRLLARQSPVRLSAEIIRDNALMISGLLNTKMGGQAARPYQPPGHYRNLNFPRREYIPDQDENQYRRGVYVHWQRTFLHPMMTTFDANGRDECVVKRDMSNTPLQALNLLNDPTQVEAAKALAEMLLSSEKDDDSRIDAVFTRALARKPTPKERQTLTAFLQRERARFQNEENQADAFLKVGLRIPDSDHPPVELAALTSMSRAILNLHETITRY
- a CDS encoding DUF1501 domain-containing protein, translated to MNMHPFHKYTSEINRRTFLKQSLSSLGVLALGDLLSTDALGNPSPILGGQGLHHPAKVKRIIHLCMAGGPSHLESFDYKPTLEAQHGKPMPESFTAGEQIAQLQDTELKVNGPNFKFSRHGQSGMEISECFPHIASLADEIAVVRSMYTEQINHDPAHTFMNTGSIIPGRPSMGAWTLYGLGSLSNDLPGYVVLTSEGGGQGQPISARQWHNGFLPSKHQGVELQSRGEPVYYVNNPQGISRSSQGDLVETINSLNDQLASKRHDPEIATRIAQYELAFQMQASVPDLADFSKEPQNILDLYGCTPGDGSYASNCLMARRLAERGVRFIQLYHRGWDHHSNLKKNFKEVSELADKPTAALIKDLKMRGMLDDTLIIWGGEFGRTPMSQSANGDGRDHHIKGFSIFLAGGGIKGGTVYGTTDEFGYNAEENPTAVHDLHATMLHLLGIDHKRLTYKFQGRDFRLTDVHGHLIDGILA